In Electrophorus electricus isolate fEleEle1 chromosome 14, fEleEle1.pri, whole genome shotgun sequence, a single window of DNA contains:
- the star2 gene encoding steroidogenic acute regulatory protein, mitochondrial isoform X2 translates to MWRRRVWQRDRTPWRWTCPTGDRVAGRYGKPWRSCRAQTGGGRNAPSGDTIYSKVLHGNRKVFRLEAELEAEPDELYDVLFVKVEEMHQWNPSIQHIKVLKHIGKETMVTHEVSAERAGNLIGQRDFLSVRHSLKTGTCIYLGGAATHLDALPPQPGFVRAEDGPTCIVVQSLPGTPGRSRFTWLLNMNVKGWLPKALVNQGLVRSQADFMEHLRRQLAAKGRGSGKQRGGE, encoded by the exons ATGTGG AGACGGAGGGTATGGCAGAGGGACCGAACGCCATGGAGATGGACCTGTCCTACAGGCGACAGGGTTGCAGGGCGCTACGGAAAGCCCTGGAGATCGTGCAGAGCCCAGACGGGTGGAGGACGGAACGCACCGAG TGGTGACACCATCTATAGTAAGGTTCTTCACGGAAACCGCAAGGTGTTCAGGTTGGAGGCGGagctggaggcggagcctgATGAGCTGTATGATGTGCTGTTTGTGAAGGTCGAGGAGATGCACCAGTGGAACCCGAGCATCCAGCACATCAAA GTTCTCAAACACATAGGGAAGGAAACCATGGTAACACATGAAGtgtcagcagagagagcagggaaccTGATTGGCCAGAGGGACTTCTTGAGTGTCAGGCATTCGCTGAAGACAGGGACATGCATTTATCTGGGCGGAGCTGCTACTCACCTGGATGCGCTCCCCCCACAGCCAGGATTCGTCAG agCTGAGGATGGTCCTACCTGCATTGTAGTCCAGTCTCTCCCCGGAACCCCAGGAAGGAGCAGATTTACCTGGCTCCTGAACATGAATGTGAAA GGTTGGCTGCCCAAAGCCCTGGTCAACCAGGGTTTGGTTCGTAGCCAGGCTGACTTCATGGAGCACCTGAGACGGCAGCTGGCAGCGAAGGGGAGGGGCAGCGGCAAGCAGCggggaggagagtga
- the star2 gene encoding steroidogenic acute regulatory protein, mitochondrial isoform X1: protein MLSAVAKLCCGISYPHSRNAAGLQRVAMTALGEIPLPAWASLLTWPWGNSHVETEGMAEGPNAMEMDLSYRRQGCRALRKALEIVQSPDGWRTERTEDSGDTIYSKVLHGNRKVFRLEAELEAEPDELYDVLFVKVEEMHQWNPSIQHIKVLKHIGKETMVTHEVSAERAGNLIGQRDFLSVRHSLKTGTCIYLGGAATHLDALPPQPGFVRAEDGPTCIVVQSLPGTPGRSRFTWLLNMNVKGWLPKALVNQGLVRSQADFMEHLRRQLAAKGRGSGKQRGGE, encoded by the exons ATGCTGTCAGCTGTTGCCAAGCTCTGCTGTGGAATCTCTTACCCACACTCACGCAACGCAGCAG GGCTGCAGCGCGTTGCCATGACAGCACTGGGAGAGATACCCCTCCCAGCCTGGGCCAGTCTTCTGACGTGGCCTTGGGGCAACAGTCATGTGG AGACGGAGGGTATGGCAGAGGGACCGAACGCCATGGAGATGGACCTGTCCTACAGGCGACAGGGTTGCAGGGCGCTACGGAAAGCCCTGGAGATCGTGCAGAGCCCAGACGGGTGGAGGACGGAACGCACCGAG GACAGTGGTGACACCATCTATAGTAAGGTTCTTCACGGAAACCGCAAGGTGTTCAGGTTGGAGGCGGagctggaggcggagcctgATGAGCTGTATGATGTGCTGTTTGTGAAGGTCGAGGAGATGCACCAGTGGAACCCGAGCATCCAGCACATCAAA GTTCTCAAACACATAGGGAAGGAAACCATGGTAACACATGAAGtgtcagcagagagagcagggaaccTGATTGGCCAGAGGGACTTCTTGAGTGTCAGGCATTCGCTGAAGACAGGGACATGCATTTATCTGGGCGGAGCTGCTACTCACCTGGATGCGCTCCCCCCACAGCCAGGATTCGTCAG agCTGAGGATGGTCCTACCTGCATTGTAGTCCAGTCTCTCCCCGGAACCCCAGGAAGGAGCAGATTTACCTGGCTCCTGAACATGAATGTGAAA GGTTGGCTGCCCAAAGCCCTGGTCAACCAGGGTTTGGTTCGTAGCCAGGCTGACTTCATGGAGCACCTGAGACGGCAGCTGGCAGCGAAGGGGAGGGGCAGCGGCAAGCAGCggggaggagagtga